From a region of the Odoribacter splanchnicus DSM 20712 genome:
- the gap gene encoding type I glyceraldehyde-3-phosphate dehydrogenase gives MTKIKVGINGFGRIGRLVFRAAMTRNDIEIVAINDPSELDYLVYTLKYDTVHGRFNGTIEIKDGELYVNGRHILVTSSREPEGLKWGEAGVDYVVEATGHYLTREKAEAHLRAGAKRVVMSAPAKDDTPLFVMGVNHQTYDGNAIVSSASCTTNCLAPLTKVIHEHFGIVEGLMTTVHATTASQRTVDAHSKKDWRLGRASAGNIIPSTTGAAKAVGKIIPELNGKLTGMSFRIPTLDISVVDVTFRLAQETTYEEIKAAVREASEGELKGILGYTEEEVVSSDFIGDARTCIFDAKAGIALNNKFVKLIAWYDNEWGYSNKMLDLIAHMATVKEIPKVKHLTYCN, from the coding sequence ATGACAAAAATTAAAGTGGGTATCAATGGATTTGGCCGTATCGGCCGTTTGGTATTCCGCGCAGCAATGACCAGAAACGATATTGAAATCGTGGCAATCAACGATCCGAGCGAATTGGATTATTTGGTATATACACTGAAATACGACACCGTACACGGGCGTTTCAACGGAACGATCGAGATCAAAGACGGTGAATTGTATGTCAATGGACGCCACATTCTCGTAACTTCCAGCCGCGAACCGGAAGGTTTGAAGTGGGGAGAAGCCGGAGTAGATTATGTCGTCGAAGCAACAGGTCACTACCTTACCCGTGAAAAAGCGGAAGCTCACCTTCGTGCCGGTGCAAAACGTGTCGTTATGTCGGCACCCGCTAAAGACGATACACCTTTGTTCGTTATGGGGGTAAACCATCAAACTTACGACGGCAACGCAATCGTTTCCAGTGCTTCCTGTACAACCAATTGTCTGGCCCCATTGACCAAGGTCATCCATGAACATTTCGGTATCGTAGAAGGATTGATGACTACCGTACATGCTACGACAGCCAGTCAGCGTACGGTCGATGCTCACTCGAAAAAAGATTGGCGGTTAGGACGTGCCTCAGCCGGCAACATAATCCCTTCCACAACGGGAGCAGCAAAAGCTGTCGGCAAAATCATCCCTGAATTGAACGGCAAACTGACAGGTATGTCTTTCCGCATCCCGACATTGGATATATCTGTCGTAGATGTGACCTTCCGTTTAGCCCAAGAGACGACCTATGAGGAGATCAAAGCGGCAGTAAGAGAGGCCTCCGAAGGAGAACTGAAAGGAATTTTAGGTTATACAGAAGAAGAAGTCGTTTCTTCCGATTTCATAGGAGATGCCCGAACCTGTATATTCGATGCAAAAGCAGGGATCGCCCTTAATAATAAATTTGTAAAACTGATTGCCTGGTATGACAATGAGTGGGGATATTCCAATAAAATGTTAGACCTGATCGCACATATGGCCACTGTAAAAGAAATCCCCAAGGTAAAACATTTGACTTACTGCAATTAG
- a CDS encoding ABC-F family ATP-binding cassette domain-containing protein, protein MISYLQVDNLSKRFGEQLLFENISFGIGKGQKVALIAKNGMGKSTLLRIIAGKDTSESGTVIFRNDITVGILDQDPALDPENSVFEEVFHSDSPVLKLIKAYEEAVAHNHTEALEKLIPEMDIHSAWDYDTTIKQILSELKIDTYDKKIGQLSGGQKKRVGLAKVLISNPDFLILDEPTNHLDIEMTEWLEEYLGKSNATLLMVTHDRYFLDRVCNQIIEIDEFGLFSYSGNYAYYLEKREERIENRNAAIDKARNLLRTEQEWMRRMPQARSHKAQYRIDNFYKLKETASQNTTEKKLELDIQGKRLGKKILELDHVSKSFDGHCILRDFSYKFVRGEKIGIVGKNGVGKSTFLNIITQNLQPDSGSISIGETVVYGYYKQSGIAFNETDRVIDIVKNIAERIDLGNGRIMSASQFLEYFMFTDKQQYSLVEKLSGGERRRLYLLTVLMGNPNFLILDEPTNDLDIITLNVLEEYLKGFKGCLLIVSHDRFFTDKVVDRIFAFEGNGIVKDFPGNYTIYKNKKEEEKEQLEKTEKEKKKTEQPQSTPNNSVEKKRKLSFKERQEMQQLETDMEQLNTEKTIIETALNSGNLSPEELVAQSNRIAEIIAILDEKEMRWLELSEI, encoded by the coding sequence ATGATCAGTTATTTACAAGTAGATAATCTCAGCAAACGGTTCGGCGAGCAACTGTTATTCGAAAATATATCTTTCGGGATCGGTAAAGGACAAAAAGTAGCCTTGATCGCCAAAAACGGAATGGGTAAATCCACGCTTTTGCGGATTATTGCCGGAAAAGATACCTCGGAGAGCGGGACGGTAATTTTCAGAAACGACATCACAGTGGGTATCCTGGACCAGGATCCGGCTTTAGATCCCGAAAATTCTGTATTCGAAGAAGTATTCCACTCGGATTCTCCTGTGTTGAAGCTGATTAAAGCTTATGAAGAAGCAGTTGCGCACAACCATACCGAAGCTTTAGAAAAACTGATTCCCGAAATGGATATCCATTCGGCCTGGGATTACGACACAACGATCAAGCAAATCCTCTCGGAACTGAAAATCGATACTTATGACAAAAAAATCGGCCAGCTTTCGGGAGGACAGAAAAAAAGAGTCGGCCTGGCCAAAGTATTGATCAGTAATCCGGATTTCTTAATCCTGGACGAACCGACCAACCACCTGGACATCGAAATGACCGAATGGCTCGAGGAATACCTGGGTAAATCGAATGCCACCCTGTTGATGGTCACTCACGACCGGTATTTTCTGGACCGGGTATGCAATCAGATTATCGAAATCGACGAATTCGGTCTGTTTTCTTATTCGGGTAACTATGCTTACTACCTGGAAAAAAGAGAGGAACGGATCGAAAACCGCAATGCCGCCATCGACAAGGCCCGTAACCTGTTACGTACCGAACAGGAATGGATGCGCCGGATGCCTCAGGCCCGTAGTCATAAAGCACAATACCGGATAGACAACTTTTACAAACTCAAAGAAACAGCCTCTCAGAATACGACAGAGAAAAAATTGGAACTGGACATCCAGGGTAAACGACTGGGTAAAAAAATCCTGGAACTCGACCATGTATCTAAAAGCTTCGACGGGCATTGTATACTCCGCGATTTCTCTTATAAATTCGTCAGGGGAGAAAAAATCGGTATTGTCGGGAAAAACGGAGTGGGCAAATCTACGTTCCTGAATATTATTACCCAAAATCTGCAACCGGACAGCGGATCGATTTCGATCGGCGAAACCGTGGTTTACGGCTACTACAAACAATCCGGTATCGCTTTCAATGAAACGGACCGGGTGATCGATATCGTAAAAAACATTGCCGAACGCATCGATCTGGGCAACGGGCGAATTATGTCCGCTTCTCAATTCCTGGAATATTTCATGTTCACCGACAAACAGCAATATTCCCTGGTCGAAAAGTTGAGCGGAGGGGAAAGAAGAAGATTGTATTTGCTTACCGTATTGATGGGCAATCCGAATTTCCTGATCCTGGACGAGCCAACCAATGATCTGGATATCATCACGTTGAATGTACTGGAAGAGTATCTGAAAGGCTTCAAAGGTTGTCTGTTGATCGTATCCCACGACCGTTTTTTCACCGATAAAGTGGTCGACCGGATTTTTGCTTTCGAAGGGAACGGAATCGTTAAAGATTTCCCCGGTAATTATACCATTTATAAGAATAAAAAAGAAGAAGAAAAAGAACAACTGGAGAAAACTGAAAAAGAAAAGAAAAAAACAGAGCAGCCCCAATCCACTCCGAATAATTCTGTAGAGAAAAAACGCAAACTAAGCTTTAAAGAACGCCAGGAAATGCAACAGCTCGAAACAGACATGGAACAATTGAACACAGAGAAAACAATCATCGAAACCGCATTAAATTCCGGCAACCTGTCCCCCGAAGAACTAGTAGCGCAATCCAACCGTATTGCTGAAATAATCGCTATCTTAGACGAAAAAGAAATGAGATGGTTAGAGCTCAGTGAAATCTGA
- the tilS gene encoding tRNA lysidine(34) synthetase TilS encodes MIQETIKNFLQQHHISRDAGFILAVSGGADSICMLHAFKYLNLKMLVLHCNFSLRGKESDMDEQFVKRFCDSYGIAHSVKKFDTLKYARENGLSVEMAARELRYTWFREMKEKKKMDYIVVAHHADDVAETVLINLCRGTGIKGLTGIKSINGDILRPLLPCSRTDILKYIEDHQLGFRTDSTNNSLDYVRNKIRHQIIPVLKEINPSFLDTMTENCETLKETEEIFQYGIHRFQEEILDCEEDELLIHISKTLATPAPYTFLYETLKPFGFNKVQIRDILNTHTAIPGKQFIAGHHTLERGRIFWRLYDNSKCSRTIVSIPTTGIYTIGKLKVEFTLFPRTEEFVIPQQPDIACLDADKLQFPLLIRNWQAGDYFCPIGMKKSKKKLSDFFRDQKFSSKQKQECLLLLSDEKIAWIIGNRPDDRFKITSFTSNILQISIL; translated from the coding sequence ATGATCCAGGAAACGATTAAAAATTTTCTTCAACAACATCACATCTCCCGGGATGCAGGATTTATATTGGCCGTCAGCGGCGGAGCCGACTCCATATGCATGTTACATGCATTCAAATACCTGAATCTGAAGATGTTGGTTTTGCATTGCAATTTTTCGTTAAGGGGTAAAGAATCGGACATGGACGAACAATTTGTCAAACGTTTCTGTGATAGTTACGGCATCGCTCACAGCGTCAAAAAATTCGATACCCTGAAGTATGCCCGCGAAAACGGACTTAGTGTAGAAATGGCAGCCCGCGAACTCCGTTACACCTGGTTTCGGGAAATGAAAGAAAAGAAAAAGATGGATTACATTGTCGTCGCCCATCATGCCGACGATGTTGCCGAAACCGTTTTGATCAATCTCTGCCGGGGAACAGGTATAAAAGGGCTAACCGGTATAAAATCCATCAACGGAGACATCCTTCGTCCTCTGCTCCCATGTTCTCGGACAGATATACTGAAATACATAGAAGACCACCAATTGGGGTTTCGGACCGATTCCACCAATAATTCACTGGATTATGTGCGTAATAAAATACGCCACCAGATCATCCCGGTCCTCAAAGAAATCAATCCTTCGTTTCTGGATACCATGACCGAAAATTGCGAAACCCTGAAAGAAACAGAAGAAATCTTTCAATACGGCATTCATCGGTTTCAGGAAGAAATTCTGGATTGCGAGGAAGACGAATTATTGATTCATATTTCCAAAACGCTGGCCACACCCGCCCCTTATACTTTTTTATATGAAACCTTGAAACCTTTCGGTTTTAACAAAGTCCAGATCCGTGACATTCTGAATACGCATACAGCTATCCCCGGCAAACAATTCATCGCCGGCCATCATACCCTGGAAAGAGGCAGAATATTCTGGCGGCTTTACGACAACAGCAAATGCAGCCGGACAATCGTTTCAATTCCAACAACAGGTATTTATACGATCGGAAAACTAAAAGTCGAATTTACGCTCTTCCCCCGTACAGAAGAGTTTGTGATTCCACAGCAACCCGATATCGCTTGTCTGGATGCCGACAAACTCCAATTTCCCCTGCTTATCCGTAATTGGCAAGCCGGAGACTATTTTTGTCCGATCGGGATGAAAAAAAGCAAGAAAAAACTCAGTGATTTTTTCAGAGATCAAAAATTCAGCAGCAAGCAAAAACAGGAATGTTTATTATTGCTTTCGGATGAAAAAATAGCCTGGATTATCGGAAATCGCCCGGACGACCGATTCAAAATCACCTCATTTACCAGTAATATATTACAAATCAGCATTTTATAA
- a CDS encoding DNA alkylation repair protein, whose product MKPETHATPTAQDIIAELNALGNPDKAAHLSRFFKTGKGQYGEGDLFLGITVPEQRSIALKYRKATPPVLAELISSPYHEIRLTGLLILVDQFTKNKDEAFRQTCVDFYLSQTRNINNWDLVDLTCYKLLGVWLTDKDRGILYVLAHSSNMWEQRIAIVSCMHFVRQGDFRDCLAISDLLLNHPHDLIHKAVGWLLRETGKKDRQVLKDFLSSRSSRMPRTMLRYAIEHFPEEERKKYLSSH is encoded by the coding sequence ATGAAGCCCGAAACCCATGCCACTCCGACGGCACAAGACATCATAGCCGAATTAAATGCCCTCGGTAATCCGGATAAAGCCGCACACCTTTCCCGTTTTTTCAAAACCGGGAAAGGTCAATACGGAGAAGGAGATCTTTTCCTGGGAATCACCGTTCCCGAACAAAGAAGCATAGCACTGAAATACCGTAAAGCAACACCTCCGGTCTTAGCCGAGTTGATCTCTTCTCCCTACCATGAAATCCGGCTAACCGGCTTGCTTATCCTGGTAGACCAATTTACTAAAAACAAAGACGAAGCTTTCCGGCAAACCTGCGTCGATTTCTACCTTTCACAAACCCGAAACATCAATAATTGGGATTTGGTAGACCTCACCTGCTACAAGCTTTTGGGAGTATGGTTGACAGATAAAGACCGCGGGATATTGTATGTTTTAGCCCACTCGTCCAATATGTGGGAACAGCGGATAGCTATAGTCAGCTGTATGCATTTTGTCCGGCAAGGAGATTTCCGGGACTGTCTGGCTATTTCGGACCTGCTTCTGAACCACCCCCACGATCTGATCCACAAAGCCGTCGGCTGGTTGCTCCGTGAAACCGGCAAAAAAGACCGTCAGGTATTGAAAGACTTTTTATCTTCCCGTTCCAGCCGGATGCCCCGCACCATGCTCCGCTATGCCATCGAGCACTTCCCGGAAGAAGAACGGAAAAAATACCTGAGTAGTCATTAA
- a CDS encoding NUDIX hydrolase — translation MKKEEWLPIVDEKGEVTGQAPRSICHSGSKLLHPVVHLHITNDRHELFLQKRSMKKDLLPGMWDTAVGGHIGVNEKVEDALKREASEELGITDFEARFLGNYVWESPRERELVFSFLCTRYNHIHIDNDEVDEGRFWTLQELAEGMEKNKLTPNLVHEYRLLLKPLFNRS, via the coding sequence ATGAAAAAAGAAGAATGGTTGCCTATCGTCGACGAGAAAGGAGAAGTTACCGGCCAGGCCCCCCGCAGCATTTGTCATTCGGGATCCAAACTACTCCATCCCGTCGTACATTTACACATTACCAACGATCGCCACGAACTATTCCTGCAAAAAAGAAGTATGAAAAAAGACCTTCTGCCCGGTATGTGGGATACTGCAGTAGGCGGACATATCGGCGTAAATGAGAAAGTCGAAGATGCACTTAAACGGGAGGCTTCCGAAGAATTGGGCATCACAGACTTCGAGGCCCGTTTTCTGGGTAACTACGTTTGGGAAAGTCCCCGCGAACGGGAACTGGTTTTTTCTTTTTTATGTACCCGTTACAACCATATCCACATCGATAACGATGAAGTGGACGAAGGGCGTTTTTGGACTCTGCAAGAATTGGCAGAGGGCATGGAGAAAAATAAGCTGACTCCCAACCTGGTCCACGAATACCGACTATTACTCAAACCCTTGTTTAACCGGTCATAA
- a CDS encoding putative DNA modification/repair radical SAM protein, with translation MDESVLNKLKILAESAKYDVSCASSGTSRGHKAGAIGSAAGWGICHSFAEDGRCISLLKIMLTNYCRYDCAYCINRRSNDIPRATLSVTELVNLTIEFYRRNYIEGLFLSSGVVRNPDYTMERLVRIVKDLRTIHRFNGYIHLKGIPGASPELIHEAGLYADRMSVNIEIPNEKSLQTLAPEKDFQSVFTPMRHIQQGVLESAEERKKYRSAPRFAPAGQSTQMIIGATPDSDKDILRLSSALYQRPTMKRVYYSGFVPVNAYDNRLPQLKQPPLVRENRLYQADWLLRFYQFKVDEIVDDSYPDLDLEIDPKLAWALRHPEKFPVDINRADYELLLRIPGLGVKSAKMIIVSRRYGKINGSQLKKMGVVLKKAQYFITCNELPLQTVQELRPERVRQLLIPHKGKQEDPRQLKIIFE, from the coding sequence ATGGATGAATCTGTTTTGAATAAGTTAAAGATATTGGCAGAATCTGCCAAATACGATGTATCCTGTGCCTCCAGCGGTACGTCCCGGGGACATAAAGCCGGGGCGATAGGTAGTGCTGCAGGCTGGGGGATTTGTCACAGCTTTGCCGAAGACGGACGTTGTATTTCTTTGTTGAAGATCATGCTGACCAACTATTGCAGGTACGACTGTGCCTACTGCATCAATCGCAGGAGCAACGATATCCCGCGGGCAACACTCTCGGTAACCGAATTGGTCAATCTCACCATTGAATTTTACCGCAGGAATTACATCGAAGGCTTATTCCTGAGTTCAGGAGTCGTCCGCAACCCGGATTATACCATGGAACGCCTGGTACGAATCGTCAAGGATCTACGAACCATCCACCGTTTCAACGGATATATTCATTTAAAAGGAATTCCGGGAGCCAGTCCGGAACTTATCCACGAAGCCGGATTATATGCCGACCGGATGAGTGTCAACATCGAAATACCCAACGAAAAAAGCTTACAGACATTAGCTCCCGAAAAGGATTTCCAAAGCGTATTCACACCGATGCGTCACATCCAGCAAGGCGTATTGGAAAGTGCCGAAGAGCGGAAAAAATACCGGTCGGCTCCCCGTTTTGCCCCTGCGGGACAAAGTACCCAGATGATTATAGGAGCTACTCCGGATTCCGACAAAGATATCCTCCGGTTATCTTCTGCCCTTTATCAGCGACCGACCATGAAAAGGGTATACTATTCGGGATTTGTACCCGTCAATGCTTACGACAACCGTTTACCCCAATTGAAACAACCGCCGCTGGTACGGGAAAACCGACTGTATCAAGCCGATTGGTTATTGCGTTTTTATCAGTTCAAAGTGGATGAAATTGTCGACGACTCTTATCCTGACCTGGACCTTGAAATCGATCCGAAACTGGCCTGGGCACTACGCCATCCTGAAAAATTCCCCGTAGACATCAACCGGGCAGATTATGAGTTATTGCTCCGTATTCCCGGTTTAGGAGTAAAATCGGCGAAAATGATCATTGTCTCCCGTCGCTACGGTAAAATCAATGGTTCGCAATTGAAAAAAATGGGGGTCGTTTTGAAGAAAGCACAATATTTCATTACCTGTAATGAACTTCCCCTACAGACGGTTCAGGAACTCCGGCCCGAGCGGGTACGCCAGTTACTCATTCCACACAAAGGCAAACAGGAAGATCCCCGTCAGCTAAAGATTATCTTCGAATAA
- a CDS encoding LysO family transporter: MLKIVGIMLLGVFTGYLLKNYQFRWVQKWIMLAIWLLLFLLGIAVGTNGEIMNNLDTIGLKGLILALGGVSGSVILAWVVYRFFFMRRDESSVS, from the coding sequence ATGTTGAAGATTGTCGGAATTATGTTGCTGGGCGTATTCACCGGGTATTTATTGAAAAATTATCAGTTCCGGTGGGTACAAAAATGGATTATGCTGGCCATTTGGTTATTGTTATTCTTATTAGGTATTGCTGTCGGTACGAACGGAGAGATTATGAATAATCTGGATACGATCGGTTTGAAAGGTTTGATCCTGGCCCTGGGAGGAGTATCGGGAAGTGTGATCCTGGCTTGGGTGGTATATCGCTTTTTTTTCATGAGGAGAGACGAGTCTTCTGTTTCCTGA
- a CDS encoding LysO family transporter — protein sequence MKGSLIIVAFFVAGVILARWGVLPQELLQQDFSMYVLYGLMFLVGISIGSDRKAWAALKGQQLRIVLVPLATIVGTLAGSIGVSFLLTDIRLTDCLAIGSGFGYYSLSSIFITEYRGAELGTIALTTNIIREIITLLGAAVLVRCFGKLAPICSGGATTMDTTLPVITRFSGKEYVIIAIFHGFVVDFSVPFLVTFFAKL from the coding sequence ATGAAAGGAAGTTTGATTATTGTTGCTTTTTTTGTGGCTGGAGTGATTCTGGCCCGCTGGGGCGTTCTGCCTCAGGAATTGCTTCAGCAGGATTTTAGTATGTATGTTTTATACGGGTTGATGTTCCTGGTGGGTATAAGTATAGGGAGTGACCGGAAAGCCTGGGCGGCGTTGAAAGGTCAGCAGCTACGGATTGTACTGGTGCCTTTGGCGACGATTGTCGGCACGTTGGCAGGAAGTATAGGGGTTAGCTTTCTTTTGACCGATATCCGTTTAACGGATTGTCTGGCTATCGGTTCGGGTTTCGGTTATTATTCCTTGTCGAGTATTTTTATCACAGAATATAGAGGGGCGGAATTGGGCACAATCGCTTTGACTACTAATATTATACGTGAGATCATTACTTTGTTGGGAGCTGCTGTTCTGGTCCGTTGCTTCGGAAAATTGGCTCCGATCTGTTCCGGTGGTGCTACTACGATGGATACTACCTTGCCGGTTATTACCCGATTTTCAGGTAAAGAGTATGTGATTATTGCGATATTCCATGGGTTTGTAGTGGATTTCAGTGTGCCTTTTCTGGTCACTTTTTTTGCGAAACTTTAG
- the gap gene encoding type I glyceraldehyde-3-phosphate dehydrogenase yields the protein MAKIKVGINGFGRIGRLVFRAAMTRNDIEIVGINDLIDVDYMVYMLKYDTMHGRFNGTAEAKDGKLVVNGQAIRVTAEKDPANLKWDEVGAEYVVESTGLFLTKEKAEAHIKAGAKRVVMSAPSKDDTPMFVMGVNNKKYAGETIVSNASCTTNCLAPLTKVINDKFGVIEGLMTTVHSTTATQKTVDGPSMKDWRGGRAAAGNIIPSSTGAAKAVGKVIPELNGKLTGMSFRVPTLDVSVVDVTFRLAKEASYDEIKAAIKEASEGEMKGILGYTDEDVVSSDFLGDARTSIFDAKAGIALNKSFVKLVSWYDNEWGYSNKVLELIAHMATVK from the coding sequence ATGGCAAAGATTAAAGTTGGTATCAACGGATTCGGTCGTATCGGCCGTTTGGTTTTCCGCGCAGCTATGACTCGTAACGATATCGAAATCGTAGGAATCAATGACCTGATCGATGTAGACTACATGGTATACATGCTGAAATATGACACGATGCATGGTCGTTTCAACGGAACTGCAGAAGCAAAAGACGGTAAATTGGTTGTCAATGGTCAGGCTATTCGTGTAACTGCTGAAAAAGATCCTGCAAACCTGAAATGGGATGAAGTAGGCGCTGAGTATGTGGTTGAATCAACCGGTCTTTTCCTGACAAAAGAAAAAGCTGAAGCTCACATCAAAGCCGGTGCAAAACGGGTAGTGATGTCTGCACCTTCCAAAGACGATACCCCGATGTTCGTTATGGGTGTCAACAACAAGAAATATGCCGGCGAAACGATCGTTTCAAACGCTTCTTGTACAACCAACTGTCTGGCTCCGCTGACCAAAGTAATCAACGATAAATTCGGTGTTATCGAAGGTTTGATGACCACAGTACACTCAACTACCGCTACTCAGAAAACTGTCGACGGTCCTTCCATGAAAGACTGGAGAGGTGGCCGTGCTGCTGCAGGTAATATTATCCCTTCTTCTACCGGTGCTGCTAAAGCTGTAGGTAAAGTTATTCCCGAACTGAACGGAAAATTGACCGGTATGTCATTCCGTGTTCCGACTCTGGACGTTTCTGTAGTAGACGTGACTTTCCGTTTAGCTAAAGAAGCTTCTTACGATGAAATCAAAGCTGCTATCAAAGAAGCTTCAGAAGGCGAAATGAAAGGTATCCTGGGATACACTGACGAAGATGTCGTTTCTTCTGATTTCTTAGGAGATGCCCGTACTTCTATCTTCGATGCAAAAGCAGGTATTGCTTTGAACAAGAGCTTTGTGAAACTCGTTTCCTGGTATGACAACGAATGGGGGTATTCAAACAAAGTATTGGAATTGATCGCTCATATGGCAACTGTGAAATAA